In the genome of Candidatus Binatia bacterium, the window TGCAGCACCAGCGCGCGGGCCGTCTTCCGGACGGTGGCCGCGATCGCCTCCCGGTCGAAGGGGAGCAGCGTCCGCAGATCCACCACCTCCACGGAGATCCCCTCGGCCTCGAGCTTCTGCGCGGCCTGCATCGCCCGGTTCACCGTGGCGCCCCACGTGATGACCGAGACGTCCTTCCCCTCGCGCGCGACGCGCGCCTTCCCGAACGGGATCATGTAGTCGGGTCCGGGGTAGGGGCCCTTGGCGTAGGGCTGGCGGTAGATGTTCTTGTGCTCCAGGAAGAGCACCGGGTCGTCGCACCGGATCGAGCTGCGCAGGAGCCCGTTCGCGTCCACGGCGCTCGCGGGGTAGACGATCCGTAGGCCCGGCATGTGCGCGAAGATGCTCTCCCCGCTCTGGCTGTGGTAGATCGATCCGCCCTGGAGATATCCGCCGATCGCCACGCGGATCACGAGCGGGCAGGCGAAGTCGCCGTTCGAGCGCCACCGCAGCATCGCGAGCTCGTTTCGGATCTGCATCATGGCGGGCCAGATGTAGTCGAAGAACTGGATCTCCACGACCGGCTTGATCCCGCGCGTGGCCATCCCGATCGCGCGGCCGACGATGTTCGCCTCGGCGAGCGGGGAGTTGAAGACCCGCCGCTTCCCGAACTGCTTCTGGAGCCCGTAGGTCACCTTGAACACGCCCCCCTTGCCGGGGACCGTGTTCAGCGCCTGCTCGCGCGTGGCGTCGGCCACGTCCTCGCCGAACAGCACGATGCTCGCGTCGCGGGCCATCTCGTCCTTCAGGCAGCGGTTGATCAGCGTGACCATCGTCTCGGGCTGCCCCTCGAAACGCGGCTCGGTCTCGAACGCGGCGCTCGTGGGATCCACCGAGGGGGAGTAGAGATGGTCGTAGAGGGAATCCGCGGCCGGCTTGGGCGCCGCGAGCGCGGCCGCCTCGGCCTCGGCGATCTCCGCCTCCACGTCCTTCTGGATCTTCTCGATCTGCTCCCGGGTCGCGAGCCCCTCCTTGATCAGGAACTCGGGATAGGTATGGAGCGGATCGCGCTTCGCCTCCGCCTCGCGCTCGGACTGCGGCTTGTACGAGACCTCGTCGTCCGACATGGAGTGCCCGTAGGGGCGGATCACCAGCGCGTGGAGCAGCACCGGGCCGCGTCCGGCGCGGAGGTGATGCGCCGCCTCGGTCACCGTCTTGAACGATTCGAGAGGGTCGGTGCCGTCGCACTTCATGACGCGCAACCCGGGGATCGAGCCCATGCAGCGGCCGATGTCGCCTCCCGGCGTCTGCGCCTCGACCGGGACCGAGATGGCGTACTGGTTGTCGGTGATCAGGAAGAGAACGGGGAGCTGGGCCACCGCCGCGCTGTTGATCGCTTCCCAGAACTCCCCCTCGCTCGTGGTGCCGTCCCCGGCCGAAACGTAGACCAGCTCGTCCTCGTGGAAGGGGCGCTTCTCCGCGATCTCCTGGATCGTGGCGAGGAGGCGTCCTCCCTCCGCGCAGCCGACGGCCTGGAGGAACTGGGTCCCGGTCGGGCTGGACTGGGACACCACGTTCGCCCGCTTGAGCCCCCAGTGGCAGGGCATCTGGCGGCCGCCCGAATTGGGATCGTCCTTGGCGCCCACCGCCTCGTAGAGCATCTCCAGCGGGGTCATGCCCAGGCAGAGCATCAGCGCGCGATCCCGGTAGTAGGGATAGAACCAGTCGTGGCCGGGGCGCAGCGCCTTTCCGGCTGCGGTCAGGATCGCCTCGTGGCCAGCGCCCGAGATCTGGAAGTAGATGAGGTTCTGCTTCTTGAGCTTGATCTCCTCGTCGTCCATGCGCCGCGAGAGGAGCATCACGCGGTAGATGTCGACCAGGTCGGATCGGTTGAGCCCATAAAACGTAGCGGTATCGGCCCGGAGCGCCACGGAAGAGAACCTCCTCGACGGGGGGAATTACGACTTGAGCCCCACAAGTATAGCGGAGAGACTCCCGAGCGTGAAGTCCGCCGCCTCGCGATTCGTGAAGCCGGTCCATTTCCAGGGACCGGAGGGACGCCTGGAAGGGCTGTGGGACGACCCGGCCCGGGGGCTCCCCCCGGCCGTCATCGCCCACCCGCATCCCGCCCACGGCGGCTCCATGCACAGCAAGGTGGTCTACACCGTCTTCCGCGTTTTGCACGACGCGGGGCACGCCACCCTGCGCTTCAACTTCCGCGGGGTCGGCGCGAGCGAGGGAACCTATTCCGGGTGGGACGGCGAGGTCGGGGACGTGGCCGCCGCCGCGGCGTACGCCCGGCGCGAGACCGGGACCATCCCCCTCTTGGTCGCGGGTTTCTCGTTCGGATCGTGGGTCGCCTCCAAGTGGGCGATGGGCGACCCGAACGTCGAGCGGATGATCCTGCTCGGCCTGCCGGTCGACCGGAACGTGGACGACCGCTCGTTCGACCATTTGACCCGGCTCCCGGGGCCGCTCCTGATCATCCAAGGGGAGCGGGACCAGTACGGCAGCCCCGCGGGCATCGCGCGCCTGGTCGAGCGGCTCCGGCCGCTCGGACCGGTCGAGGCGAAGATCGTCCCCGGGGCCGATCACTTCTTCACGGGACACCTGGCGCCCCTGGAAGCCGCGCTGCGGCAGGGATTGGGGCTGGAGGCGTCGTGAGCGCTCGCCACCGCGAGCCGGGCGGCGCCGATTCACGGGAGGCATCGTGAGCACCGACATGCGGGACAAGGTGGCCGTCGTCACCGGCAGCACCAAGGGAATCGGACTATCGATCGCGCGGGCCCTTCTTGCGGAGGGAATGCGCGTCGCGGTTTCGGCGCGGAACCGATCCGAGGTGGATTCGGTGTCGAAGAGTCTGGAGCGGGAGCACGCGGGGCGCGTCCTGGGTCAGATCTGCGACGTGCGCCGCGAGGACGACGTGCGCGCGCTGTTCGACGCGGTGGACGCGAAGTGGCATGGGCTCGACGTGCTGGTGAACAACGCGGGTATCGGTCTCTTCAAGAACGTCGAGGAGATCTCGCTCGAGGAGTGGAACGCCGTGATCGAAACCAATCTCACCGGCGTCTTCCTCTGCACGCGGGCTGCCATCCCCCGGATGCGCGCGCGGGGCGGCGGCTACATCTTCAATCTCTCGAGCCTGGCCGGGAAGACCTCCTTCCCCAGCGCGGCCGCCTACAACACGTCGAAATTCGGATTGAACGGATTCAGCGAAGCGGTGATGCAGGAGATCCGCTACGACGGGATCCGCGTCAGCTACCTGATGCCGGGGAGCGTGAACACCTACTTCAACGGCCACGAGCCCGATCCATCGCAGGGCTGGAAGATCCAGCCCGAGGACATCGGTGAGATCGTGGTCGACCTGCTGCGGTTCCCGGGGCGGTCGCTGCAGAGCCGCGTGGAGATCCGCCCGAGCCAGCCGCCGAGGAAGTAGCTGGCCGCCGATCGGGCGCTGTCTTACTTCAGAATCGCGAACCGTCCGTTGTTCGTTCCGCCCGGCGTGGTGACCCGGTAGTAGTACACCCCCGACGCGAGCGGCTGGCCACGCCCGTTCGTGCCGTCGATCCGGACCTCGTGCCGCCCCTCCGCCACGAAGGCCTCGTTCACGAGCGTCCGGACCCGGCGCCCGCGAATGTCGAACAGCTCGACGCGCGCCGGCCCATCGCTCGGCATGCCGAAGACGAGCACACCCTCGGGGTTAAGGGGATTGGGCGAGACGAACGCGGCCGTCTGCGCTCCATCCGCGCCTCCCACGACATTCAGCATGATCGTCCCGGTGATCTTGTGGAGGTCGTACGTGTAGGCTTCGACCGTCGCGGTGACTTGCCTGCGACCCGATACGGTTGAGAAGAGCTTCGCCAGGTCCGCTCCCGAGAAGCAGGCCTCGATCTCCTGGATCCCGTCGTTGTCGCGATCGACCACGACCGTGCCCTTGTTCGTGAGCGCGTGGATGCTCGAGACCGTCCCGAGGTCGCTCTTCATGACGATCCTGTCGATCGCGACGTCCCACGCGCGGAAGCGGCCCCCGACGGGCTCGATCCCGAAGCAGTAGGAGCGGGGGGCCGTGCCCGCGAGCGCCAGGGACCGGGAGTTCGCGTCCTGGACCGCTTCGAACGAATAGACTTCAGGCGCCACCCCGGTGATGACGAGCTTGACCGTCCTCGTGACGGTCTGGCCCCCCATCGTGCCGGTGAGGGTGATTGGATACGTTCCCGGCGGTATGACCGGGTAGACGTACCCGAATCCCTCGAACCAGCCGGGAATGACGGAAGAGAAGCTGATGAGTGACCAGGGAAGGCTCGATTGGTCCACGGAAAAACCCTGGAACGGATCGTTGTCGGGATCGTCCAGACGCGCGCTGATATAAAAGTAGGGCTGGGTCCGGTTGTCCGCATGGTACTCGCCGTCAAGGCCGCTGAAGTAGGGAGGGCGATTGGGCTGCGGTGCCCATCCCCGGCTCAACAGCACCCTCAAGGTCCGTGTGTCGTTCAACGCGAGATCGGCCATTCCGTCTCCGTTGAGGTCCCCCACGTCGGCGTTGGTCGCTCCCTGACCCGCCGGAAGATCGACCCGCCCCTGGAACGTGCCGTCACCTTTCCCGACGAGGAGCGTGACCCCGAGCGATGGGGGCAGACCCGAGGTCCAGCCGGCCACGATCAGATCGGTCTTTCCGTCGCCATTGAAATCCGCGGCGGACAGGCGTTCGCCGAAGACGCCGGTACGGGCCAGGGCCGCCTTGGTGAACAGTCCGTTCCCCTGACCCAGGAGGACCTCGCTCGCGCCGGGCGGACCCCACCCGATGCTCGAGATCAGGTCCGGCAGACCGTCTCCGTTCCAGTCACCCACGACCAGGTCCCGGCTCTGATAGCCGTAGGAGCTCTGGGTCGAGTGACCCGCATCGAACGTTCCGTCTCCGCGATTCAGGAAGACGCTGTAGGCCTCAATGAAATCGCCGTGCGCGATGACGAGATCCAGCGACCCGTCGGTATTCATGTCCGCGAGATCGACCTGGTGGATGAAGTCGGGAAGGGTCAGGACCGCGGGCTCGGAGAACGTGCCACCGGGGGCCCCGAAGAAGATCAGCAACTGATGTTGGAAGCAGCCGAGCCCGCAATTCTCGAGTCCGATGACGATATCCGGCATCCCATCACGGTTCAGGTCTCCGACGACCGGCTTGCCACGGGTGTCCACGGTGGTGATGGGGGGACCGACGATCATGGAACCGTTCGGCTGGCCGTACAGAGGGAGGAGCGACTGCTGGGTGTCGTTGTTGTCCCGGACAGGAAGCAGCAGGTCGGCACGGCCGTCCCCATTCACGTCCGCTGCCGTGGACAGGTAGAGGTCGATCAGGTCATAGCCCTGATACGTGCTCTCGATCGGCGGCGCGAACGCTCCGTTGCCTAGTCCGAGGCGCACGAGGACCCGATGGTAGACGGCCGTCACCAGATCGAGGCGCGAGTCTCCATTCACGTCGGCCAGATGGGTCTCGAACGAGAATTCCCCCGGCGTCATCCAGTTCCGCTCCAAGAAGCAGTACCCGGGGCCGCATGGCGGGGGAGGAGCCACGGTGATCTGGAACGCGCGCGTCACGTCCGGCGAGACGCCGTCGCGTACCACGACCGACGCCTGGTACACGCCGGCATTGTAGAGGCCCGGGTCGAGGCGAATCTCGGCGGCTCCGACGCCCCGATCGATGACCGACACGAAATCGGGACCCGATGCCTTGGCAAACGTCAGCGGCCGATTGTCCAGATCGCGAGCCGTCACCGCCTGCGTCGCGAACCCGTACGAGTCGACGGTCATGTTCGCCACCGGGCCGACGTCGATCGAGAGCCCCTCGATCACTGTGATATGGAACGTTTTTCGATCGGTCGCGAATCCATCGGTCGCCCAGACCTCGGCAAGGTAGTTGCCGCCGTCGCTGGCTCCCGGGGCCAGGCGGATCGTCCCCGACGCCGAGCCGGTCCCCGCGCTCGCCGTCGTGACCGTCATGAAGCCGAGAGGGCTGCCCGAGAACGTAATCGCGTCGCCGTCCGGATCGGTCGCCGAAAGGGTCTGGTCCGCCGTCGCTCCCTCGACGACCGACATGTCGGAGGGCTGTTCGAGGGTGGGCGCGCGATTCGCGGTGCCGCCCCAGGCCAGGCCGTCCGTGTCGTTCCACTCCTGGCCGAGCTTCATGGTGTTGTCGAAGTCGATGCCGAAACATTGCGCCCCGAACGACGTCCCATAGGTGGCGCGAATGGGGGTGGAGGACGCGATCTCGATCGACGGCGTGCCTCCCGATACCGTGATCGGAACCGTGGCGAGCCGGTAGTCGCCCGGCGGCAGGATCGTTCCGCTCACGTATCCGGCGTGGTAGTCGGAGCCCGACGATTCGATCCCGTAGGGGATCGAGAACGCGGCGATCCGGTTCTCGATGGCGCCCCACGAGACCGTGCCGTTCGATGTCCGCAGAATGAACTCGTAGGAGTTGATCGTCAGGTCGCCGTCGCTCGTGACACAAGAAGCCGGCGAGCTGTCGCGGTTCACGTTCGTGCGCAGCCACACGTCGACCGAGGTGGTTCCTCCGGCGACCACGTCGGCGGCGGTGTGGATGCCGTCGCCGTTGGTGTCGAGGTACATGTACTGCGCGGCCGCGTGGGCCAAGGGAAGAGCGAGGATGAGAAGGAACAGTCCGAGGGCACGAAGGGATCCGAAAGCGCGAGTCGCGATCATGGGAGCATCCCGGGCAGGAGCTAGGTTGTCGCTGGATCCGCGTCGATAGTAGCACGCCCGGGCCCCGGGCCCGCTAAAGCCTGAAGAACCCCCAAACCACGCCCGTGAGCTCGCCCAGCACCGCCGAGAACACCACGCAGAGCGCCAGGTATACGAACGCGCCCCGTGCTCCGATCCACCGCGACACGACCCCGAACGTGAGGATGTTCACGATGGGGACGGAGAGCATCATGGCGGCGGCCGCGCCGGGTCCCATTCCCTTCAGCAAGAGCTCGCGGACCAGCGGGAGCTCGGCTCCCGAGCAGAAGTAGAAGGGGAGGCCGCTCAGCGCCGCGAGCAACGACCCCGCGAACGTCCGCTCGCCATAGAGCACGTTCACCCAGTGGCGCGGCACCAGGATGTCCACGACCGCCGCGACCGCGAGGCTCACCAGCACCCAGGGTCCGTACTCCACGATCTGCCCGCGGAAGCGCCGGGCCACCGAGGCGAATCGCGAGCGTCCCCGGATCTCGGCCACGTCGAACTCCTCGGCGTCGGGCTCCGGGCCGGGCCGCGTGGCCGTGACTCCTCCGGGCCCATGCGTGTGGTCCCCATGCTGCACCCGGCCCGCCGGCTCCGCCGAGCGGTCCGCGACGCTGCGGAGCGCCCGAACCGCCGCGTAGCCCACGGCCAGTCCGAAGACCACCGACACCACGAAGCGCGCGAGCGCCCAGCGCGCCCCGAGGACGGTTCCCGTGAGCAGGAGCACCGGCACGCTGACCGAGGCGCCGGCGGTCAGGAAGGCGAACGTGTGCTTGAGATCGCTCCCGCGGCGTCGCAACGACACGGCCAAAGGCACCATGCCGCACGTGCAGAGCGGGATCACCGCGCCGGTCATGGAGGCGAGGAGCATCGTCGCGGGATGGCGGCCGGTCAGGAATCGCGTGATGGTTTGCTCCGAGACATACTCCTCGATCCAGGCGCCGATCAGGATGGCGAGAAGGAAGAGAGGGATGATCTCGACGGCGGCGTCGGCGAAGACGCGGCCCATCGCGAACAGGGCGTGGGAGAGGTCCATCCCGGGATTCTACCCCAGCTTGCTTGACAGGTTGCGCCCCCTCGGCCACGATGCGGCTCCAACGTGGAGGGGACTGATGACGATCCGTGATCCGCTGTTCCATCCCGCGTTTCTGGGCCGCCGGGCGGCCATGGAAACGCCCCCGTTCGAGCCCTTTCCGCCCACGGGGCGCTCCGCCTGGTCGGGATCCGAACATCCTCGGCCCGACCTGGAATTCCACGTCCGCCACCACAAGACGGCCCTCGAGGTGGATCTGGAGCGGAAGGAGCTGCGCGGGCGCGCCGCTCTGACCCTGGAGTCGCTGCGCGAGGGGCTGCGCGAGGCCGCGCTCGATGCGGCCGAGCTGCGGATCGCCTCCGTGCGCGCGGGGAGGAAGAGCCTTTCCTACCTCCTCGAAGGGGAGAAGATCCGGATCACGCTTCCGCGGGCGCTCGGCGTCGGCGAGCGGATCACCGTCGAGATCGCCTACGCCACGAATCCCCGGAAGGGGTTCACCTTCGTGGGCCCGACCGAGGCGGAGCCGGAGCGCACGCCGGGCGGCTGGACCCAA includes:
- a CDS encoding thiamine pyrophosphate-dependent enzyme, with amino-acid sequence MALRADTATFYGLNRSDLVDIYRVMLLSRRMDDEEIKLKKQNLIYFQISGAGHEAILTAAGKALRPGHDWFYPYYRDRALMLCLGMTPLEMLYEAVGAKDDPNSGGRQMPCHWGLKRANVVSQSSPTGTQFLQAVGCAEGGRLLATIQEIAEKRPFHEDELVYVSAGDGTTSEGEFWEAINSAAVAQLPVLFLITDNQYAISVPVEAQTPGGDIGRCMGSIPGLRVMKCDGTDPLESFKTVTEAAHHLRAGRGPVLLHALVIRPYGHSMSDDEVSYKPQSEREAEAKRDPLHTYPEFLIKEGLATREQIEKIQKDVEAEIAEAEAAALAAPKPAADSLYDHLYSPSVDPTSAAFETEPRFEGQPETMVTLINRCLKDEMARDASIVLFGEDVADATREQALNTVPGKGGVFKVTYGLQKQFGKRRVFNSPLAEANIVGRAIGMATRGIKPVVEIQFFDYIWPAMMQIRNELAMLRWRSNGDFACPLVIRVAIGGYLQGGSIYHSQSGESIFAHMPGLRIVYPASAVDANGLLRSSIRCDDPVLFLEHKNIYRQPYAKGPYPGPDYMIPFGKARVAREGKDVSVITWGATVNRAMQAAQKLEAEGISVEVVDLRTLLPFDREAIAATVRKTARALVL
- a CDS encoding alpha/beta fold hydrolase — its product is MKSAASRFVKPVHFQGPEGRLEGLWDDPARGLPPAVIAHPHPAHGGSMHSKVVYTVFRVLHDAGHATLRFNFRGVGASEGTYSGWDGEVGDVAAAAAYARRETGTIPLLVAGFSFGSWVASKWAMGDPNVERMILLGLPVDRNVDDRSFDHLTRLPGPLLIIQGERDQYGSPAGIARLVERLRPLGPVEAKIVPGADHFFTGHLAPLEAALRQGLGLEAS
- a CDS encoding SDR family oxidoreductase gives rise to the protein MSTDMRDKVAVVTGSTKGIGLSIARALLAEGMRVAVSARNRSEVDSVSKSLEREHAGRVLGQICDVRREDDVRALFDAVDAKWHGLDVLVNNAGIGLFKNVEEISLEEWNAVIETNLTGVFLCTRAAIPRMRARGGGYIFNLSSLAGKTSFPSAAAYNTSKFGLNGFSEAVMQEIRYDGIRVSYLMPGSVNTYFNGHEPDPSQGWKIQPEDIGEIVVDLLRFPGRSLQSRVEIRPSQPPRK
- a CDS encoding FG-GAP-like repeat-containing protein → MIATRAFGSLRALGLFLLILALPLAHAAAQYMYLDTNGDGIHTAADVVAGGTTSVDVWLRTNVNRDSSPASCVTSDGDLTINSYEFILRTSNGTVSWGAIENRIAAFSIPYGIESSGSDYHAGYVSGTILPPGDYRLATVPITVSGGTPSIEIASSTPIRATYGTSFGAQCFGIDFDNTMKLGQEWNDTDGLAWGGTANRAPTLEQPSDMSVVEGATADQTLSATDPDGDAITFSGSPLGFMTVTTASAGTGSASGTIRLAPGASDGGNYLAEVWATDGFATDRKTFHITVIEGLSIDVGPVANMTVDSYGFATQAVTARDLDNRPLTFAKASGPDFVSVIDRGVGAAEIRLDPGLYNAGVYQASVVVRDGVSPDVTRAFQITVAPPPPCGPGYCFLERNWMTPGEFSFETHLADVNGDSRLDLVTAVYHRVLVRLGLGNGAFAPPIESTYQGYDLIDLYLSTAADVNGDGRADLLLPVRDNNDTQQSLLPLYGQPNGSMIVGPPITTVDTRGKPVVGDLNRDGMPDIVIGLENCGLGCFQHQLLIFFGAPGGTFSEPAVLTLPDFIHQVDLADMNTDGSLDLVIAHGDFIEAYSVFLNRGDGTFDAGHSTQSSYGYQSRDLVVGDWNGDGLPDLISSIGWGPPGASEVLLGQGNGLFTKAALARTGVFGERLSAADFNGDGKTDLIVAGWTSGLPPSLGVTLLVGKGDGTFQGRVDLPAGQGATNADVGDLNGDGMADLALNDTRTLRVLLSRGWAPQPNRPPYFSGLDGEYHADNRTQPYFYISARLDDPDNDPFQGFSVDQSSLPWSLISFSSVIPGWFEGFGYVYPVIPPGTYPITLTGTMGGQTVTRTVKLVITGVAPEVYSFEAVQDANSRSLALAGTAPRSYCFGIEPVGGRFRAWDVAIDRIVMKSDLGTVSSIHALTNKGTVVVDRDNDGIQEIEACFSGADLAKLFSTVSGRRQVTATVEAYTYDLHKITGTIMLNVVGGADGAQTAAFVSPNPLNPEGVLVFGMPSDGPARVELFDIRGRRVRTLVNEAFVAEGRHEVRIDGTNGRGQPLASGVYYYRVTTPGGTNNGRFAILK
- a CDS encoding permease; the protein is MDLSHALFAMGRVFADAAVEIIPLFLLAILIGAWIEEYVSEQTITRFLTGRHPATMLLASMTGAVIPLCTCGMVPLAVSLRRRGSDLKHTFAFLTAGASVSVPVLLLTGTVLGARWALARFVVSVVFGLAVGYAAVRALRSVADRSAEPAGRVQHGDHTHGPGGVTATRPGPEPDAEEFDVAEIRGRSRFASVARRFRGQIVEYGPWVLVSLAVAAVVDILVPRHWVNVLYGERTFAGSLLAALSGLPFYFCSGAELPLVRELLLKGMGPGAAAAMMLSVPIVNILTFGVVSRWIGARGAFVYLALCVVFSAVLGELTGVVWGFFRL